The following coding sequences are from one Kushneria phosphatilytica window:
- the pstC gene encoding phosphate ABC transporter permease subunit PstC: MTSTRSVSASQQQDLLGANAREQAALRRNGIIDRIFEKGTLTLALAVLALLGTIMASLIVAGWPALQELGWSFFTGDRWAANIEHFGALPAIYGTLVTSIIAIIIAVPVSLGIAIFLTELCPVSLRRVLGTMVELLAGVPSIIYGMWGVEVLSPFLREHFPTLFPAGTGLTTAGLILAIMIIPFITAITRDVMVTVPAMMRESAYGMGCTTWEVVRNVIFPSVRGGIVGGVILGLGRALGETMAVTFVIGNNLFLSPTLTGQGTSIAALIANQFPEADGLQRSALLLLGLVLFVITFIVLAIARLMLRRIENRAP, from the coding sequence ATGACTTCTACTCGTAGTGTCAGCGCCAGTCAGCAGCAGGATCTGCTGGGTGCCAACGCGCGTGAACAGGCCGCGCTCAGGCGCAATGGCATCATCGACAGGATCTTCGAGAAAGGAACACTGACGCTGGCGCTCGCCGTGCTGGCCTTGCTGGGCACCATCATGGCGTCGCTGATAGTGGCCGGCTGGCCGGCGCTACAGGAGCTGGGCTGGTCCTTTTTCACCGGTGATCGCTGGGCCGCCAATATCGAACACTTCGGCGCGTTGCCCGCTATCTATGGCACGCTGGTGACCTCGATTATCGCCATTATTATTGCTGTACCTGTGTCGCTGGGTATCGCGATCTTTCTGACCGAGCTGTGTCCGGTCTCCCTGCGCCGAGTACTGGGGACCATGGTGGAGCTGTTGGCCGGGGTACCCTCGATCATCTATGGCATGTGGGGGGTGGAGGTGCTCAGTCCTTTCCTGCGTGAGCATTTCCCGACGCTTTTTCCGGCCGGTACCGGACTGACGACAGCAGGGCTGATTCTGGCGATCATGATCATTCCCTTTATCACCGCCATTACCCGTGACGTCATGGTGACAGTGCCAGCGATGATGCGTGAGTCTGCCTATGGGATGGGCTGCACCACCTGGGAAGTGGTGCGCAATGTCATTTTTCCATCCGTTCGCGGGGGGATTGTCGGGGGTGTCATTCTCGGCCTCGGCCGTGCGCTCGGGGAAACCATGGCAGTGACTTTCGTCATCGGGAACAATCTGTTCCTGTCGCCCACGCTGACCGGACAGGGCACTTCCATTGCCGCTCTGATTGCCAACCAGTTTCCCGAAGCGGACGGTCTGCAGCGCTCGGCCCTGTTGCTGCTGGGACTGGTACTGTTCGTGATTACCTTTATCGTGCTGGCCATCGCTCGTCTGATGCTGCGACGTATCGAGAATCGGGCTCCCTGA
- the pstS gene encoding phosphate ABC transporter substrate-binding protein PstS gives MLKRVAATLLSTSLVLGATSATAAETITGAGATFPYPVYSQWADAYQDKTDIGLNYQAIGSGGGIQQITAKTVTFGASDAPMKPDELKKNHLVQWPQIMGGVVPVVHIEGIDKGALKLDGKTLADIYQGKITRWNDDAIARLNPDLDLPDQQITPVYRAEGSGTNFLFTHYLTQVSEDFANNVGEGKSVAWPSGVGAKANAGVASQVGSTNGAIGYVESAYATENNLNVAQLENKAGNFVTANPDSFKAAAANADWENAPGLYLVLTNQPGDNSWPIVGASFILMHTKVQNADAAKRALDFFDWAYKNGGEAASKLNYIPMPQNVADMVRKEIWSQIKGPNGQQVWQQ, from the coding sequence ATGTTGAAGCGTGTTGCAGCCACTCTGCTCTCTACCTCGCTGGTACTGGGCGCTACCTCGGCCACGGCGGCTGAAACAATCACCGGTGCCGGGGCAACCTTCCCGTATCCGGTCTACTCCCAGTGGGCCGATGCCTATCAGGACAAGACCGATATCGGCCTTAACTACCAGGCGATCGGTTCAGGTGGCGGCATTCAGCAGATCACGGCGAAGACCGTAACCTTTGGTGCCTCTGATGCCCCCATGAAGCCTGATGAGCTCAAGAAGAACCATCTGGTGCAGTGGCCGCAGATCATGGGCGGTGTCGTGCCGGTCGTACACATTGAAGGCATCGACAAGGGCGCGCTGAAGCTGGATGGCAAGACGCTGGCCGATATCTACCAGGGCAAGATTACCCGCTGGAACGATGATGCCATTGCCAGGCTCAACCCTGACCTCGACCTGCCGGATCAGCAGATTACGCCGGTCTATCGTGCAGAGGGCTCGGGCACCAATTTCCTGTTTACTCACTACCTCACTCAGGTCAGCGAAGATTTCGCCAATAATGTCGGCGAAGGCAAATCCGTGGCGTGGCCGAGTGGTGTCGGCGCCAAGGCCAACGCAGGGGTGGCCAGCCAGGTCGGCAGCACCAATGGGGCGATCGGTTATGTCGAGTCTGCCTATGCGACCGAAAACAACCTGAACGTGGCCCAGCTCGAGAACAAGGCCGGTAATTTCGTGACGGCCAATCCCGACAGCTTCAAGGCAGCTGCTGCCAATGCTGACTGGGAAAACGCGCCCGGCCTGTACCTGGTGCTGACCAACCAGCCGGGTGACAACAGCTGGCCGATCGTGGGTGCCTCGTTCATCCTGATGCACACCAAGGTGCAAAATGCTGATGCAGCCAAACGTGCGCTCGACTTCTTCGACTGGGCGTACAAGAACGGGGGTGAGGCCGCTTCCAAACTGAACTATATCCCGATGCCACAGAACGTGGCGGATATGGTGCGCAAGGAAATCTGGTCGCAGATCAAGGGGCCGAATGGCCAGCAGGTCTGGCAGCAGTAA